A stretch of DNA from Pseudonocardia hierapolitana:
GCGAAGCCGGCCTCCTCGGCCGTGGTGGCGATGCGGGTCAGGTCCTCGGCGAGTCGCGCCGGGCCCGACGGGTAGGTGAAGTCCGCGATGTGCAGACCGATGTCCACGTCTGATCCTCCGTGTCTGCTGCTCGATCGACACGACCGACGCTAACCCTCACGGCCCGCACGGACGGGTCATCAGGGTGGTCCTGCTGATCCCAGGATCCGCTCAGGGAAGCGCCCGCGCGGCGAGGGTGGCCTGCGGCTGGAACTCCCCCAGGAGCGCCACGATCTCCTCCCGTGCGGCCGCGACGTCGCGCTCCGCCCCGTCGTGCAACCCCTCCACCACGACGAGCGCGTCCGTCGTCGGCTCCCGGGTCGCGCTCTGCGCGCTCTGCCGCCAGCACCAGCGCCGGGCGCACGCCACCCCGGCCCGGTCGACGAACACGACCTCCCCCGGCTCCGGCGCGACCGGATCCGCCGCTCCGAGGTCGGTGAACCGCTCGGTGCCGGTGGCGAACCGAACCGTGATGTCGCCGTCGATCCCGGCGAGATCCACGACGGCGACCGGGAGCGCGTACCGGATCGACACGAGGTTGCCGAGGTCGACCAGGGCGTTGATCGACGGGATGTCACCCTGCTTGGCCAGCCGCCTCAGCAGCGCCTCTGCGGCGCTCCGGTACTGCGTGGGCTTCGCCCCGAACGCGGCGAACGCC
This window harbors:
- a CDS encoding B3/B4 domain-containing protein — protein: MFRYDRAVLDRYPAVHAGIVRASGLTNGPTPPELLQRYRTAQKEVAERLAATPPAGLPSIAAWRRAFAAFGAKPTQYRSAAEALLRRLAKQGDIPSINALVDLGNLVSIRYALPVAVVDLAGIDGDITVRFATGTERFTDLGAADPVAPEPGEVVFVDRAGVACARRWCWRQSAQSATREPTTDALVVVEGLHDGAERDVAAAREEIVALLGEFQPQATLAARALP